From Eretmochelys imbricata isolate rEreImb1 chromosome 26, rEreImb1.hap1, whole genome shotgun sequence, the proteins below share one genomic window:
- the CNNM3 gene encoding metal transporter CNNM3, with product MRKRIQDQALIEELRLQIQPGPGLWLRPAPASRLFTARRSRACAPRAASPAPCAHWPRPVSRALRLAGRPGGARGESADRPGGAHATRGRPWWGAGGCAGPWPRCAWAAPPRGGGPARGGGAPREPPPLAPPRVPGFRPEQGARARGGLVRAAPGARFRPRLYGPGMADGRWPWAPAAPGPALPVGEGRGERAAPPPPPSRLPAPPPAPKLPAPPSPAPKLPAPPPAPPSPAPRLLAPPPAPPSPAPRLPAPPPAPPSPAPRLPAPPSPAPRLLPPPPAPWLLPPLLALLLALSALLRALQLGWLWPQPGELGLLRGRGSEAEREAGQALARPRGPFALCSLLLLSSLANAALAVLACWALRALAPAILAAAGLVFLLAELLPFAVCARWGLVLAPRGRWLTRLCMLLTCPVSLPLSKLLELALRRDASPCLLRETLADTVRGSGPYDELVREEFSKGALRSKTVEDVLTPLDQCFMLNANSVLDFRSMSMIMQSGYTHIPIYEEERTNLVDMLYLKDLALVDPDDRVPLSTISKFYNHPLHFVFNDTKLDAVLEEFKRGKSHLAIVQKVNNEGEGDPFYEAMGLVTLEDVIEEIIRSEILDESDDYKENKVRKRPAPMGTLLEHRKEDFSLFKGSDDEHKVKISPQLLLATQRFLSREVDLFSPARVSEKVLLHLLRHPSVSQEVKFNERDRLAPEHYLYQHGQPVDYFVLVLQGRLEVEIGKEGLKFENGAFTYYGVSALMAPSSVHQSPASTLRPNQCEQPLDCSENTACPPYCPDYTVRALTDLQFIKVTRLQYLNALMASRIQPSPQSPDSVELKIVPNSQTKLLDDRNTVPAADHLSLVLCPATRSLLSTPELCS from the exons ATGAGAAAGCGGATCCAAGACCAGGCCCTTATTGAGGAGCTGAGGCTCCAAATCCAGCCGGGCCCCGGCCTGTGGCTG cgccccgcccccgcctcgcGCTTGTTTACCGCGCGGCGCAGCCGAGCTTGCGCTCCCCGggccgccagccccgccccctgcgcccaTTGGCCGCGGCCCGTCAGCCGCGCGCTCCGATTGGCCGGGCGGCCCGGGGGCGCGCGCGGCGAGTCAGCTGACCGCCCCGGGGGCGCGCACGCCACTCGCGGCCGGccatggtggggggcggggggctgcgcTGGGCCGTGGCCGCGCTGTGCCTGGGCTGCGCCGCCGCGCGGGGGGGGGCCGGCGCGCGGGGGGGGCGCGCCCCGCGAGCCGCCCCCCCTCGCCCCGCCGCGCGTGCCGGGCTTCCGGCCGGAGCAGGGGGCCCGGGCCCGCGGGGGGCTGGTCCGGGCCGCGCCGGGCGCCCGCTTCCGCCCGCGCCTCTACGGCCCTGGCATGGCCGACGGCCGCTGGCCCTGGGCCCCCGCCGCGCCGGGGCCCGCCCTCCCGGTGGGCGAGGGGCGGGGCGAGCGggcggccccgcccccgccgccctcccggctgccggccccgccgCCGGCCCCCAAGCTGCCGGCCCCGCCCTCGCCGGCCCCCAAGctgccggccccgcccccggccccgccctctCCGGCcccccggctgctggccccgcccccggccccgccctctCCGGCcccccggctgccggccccgcccccggccccgccctctCCGGCcccccggctgccggccccgccctCGCCGGCCCCCcggctgctgcccccgcccccggccccctggctgctgcccccgctgctggccctgctgctggccctcTCCGCGCTGCTGCGGGCCCTGCAGCTCGGCTGGCTCTGGCCGCAGCCCGGGGAGCTGGGCCTGCTGCGGGGCCGCGGCTCGGAGGCGGAGCGCGAGGCCGGCCAGGCGCTGGCGAGGCCCCGGGGCCCCTTcgccctctgctccctgctgctgctgagctcgcTGGCCAACGCCGCCCTGGCCGTGCTCGCCTGCTGGGCCCTGCgggccctggcccctgccatCCTGGCCGCGGCCGGCTTGGTCTTCCTGCTGGCCGAGCTGCTGCCCTTCGCCGTCTGCGCGCGCTGGGGGCTGGTGCTGGCCCCCCGCGGGCGCTGGCTGAcccggctctgcatgctgctcacCTGCCCCGTCTCGCTGCCGCTCAGCAAGctgctggagctggccctgcgaCGCGacgccagcccctgcctcctgcgGGAGACGCTCGCGGACACGGTGCGCGGCAGCGGCCCGTACGACGAGTTGGTGCGCGAGGAGTTCAGCAAGGGCGCCCTGCGCAGCAAGACGGTGGAGGACGTGCTGACCCCGCTGGACCAGTGCTTCATGCTCAACGCCAACTCCGTGCTGGACTTCCGCAGCATGTCCATGATCATGCAGAGCGGCTACACCCACATCCCCATCTACGAGGAGGAGCGCACCAACCTGGTGGACATGCTCTACCTCAAGGACCTGGCGCTCGTGGACCCGGACGACCGCGTGCCACTCAGCACCATCAGCAAGTTCTACAACCACCCCCTGCACTTCGTCTTCAACGACACCAAGCTGGACGCCGTCCTGGAGGAGTTTAAACGAG GCAAATCACACCTGGCCATCGTGCAGAAGGTGAACAACGAGGGTGAGGGCGACCCCTTCTACGAGGCCATGGGGCTGGTGACACTGGAGGACGTCATCGAGGAGATCATCAGGTCGGAGATCCTGGACGAGTCGGACGACTACA AGGAGAACAAGGTGCGGAAGAGGCCGGCCCCCATGGGCACCCTGCTGGAGCACAGGAAGGAAGATTTCTCCTTGTTCAAGGGCTCTGACGACGAGCACAAGGTGAAGATCTCCCCGCAGCTCTTGCTGGCCACGCAGCGCTTCCTATCCCGAG AGGTGGATCTGTTCAGCCCGGCCCGCGTCTCCGAGAAGGTCCTGCTGCACCTCCTGAGGCACCCCAGCGTCAGCCAGGAAGTGAAATTCAACGAGCGCGACCGCCTGGCCCCTGAGCACTACCTGTACCAGCACGGCCAGCCGGTCGACTACTTCGTCCTGGTCCTGCAG GGCAGGCTGGAAGTGGAGATCGGGAAGGAGGGGCTGAAATTCGAGAACGGCGCGTTCACCTACTACGGCGTCTCGGCGCTGATGGCGCCCTCCTCGG TTCACCAGTCGCCAGCGTCCACCCTGCGGCCGAACCAGTGTGAGCAGCCGCTCGACTGCAGCGAGAACACCGCCTGCCCGCCGTACTGCCCCGACTACACCGTCCGGGCACTCACCGACCTGCAGTTCATCAAG GTGACCCGGCTGCAGTACCTCAACGCCCTGATGGCCTCCAGGATACAGCCGTCCCCCCAGTCGCCCGACAGCGTGGAGCTGAAGATCGTCCCCAACAGCCAGACGAAGCTCCTGGACGACAGGAACACTGTGCCAG CGGCTGACCATCTCTCTCTTGTGCTCTGTCCAGCCACGCGCTCTCTCTTGAGCACCCCTGAGCTCTGCAGTTGA